In a single window of the Acipenser ruthenus chromosome 20, fAciRut3.2 maternal haplotype, whole genome shotgun sequence genome:
- the LOC131698855 gene encoding alpha-1,3-galactosyltransferase 2-like isoform X1, protein MDLTDRENLARQNCQSLNWYCFVTAGGFAKKTPHKEKTMDCFVRFLRKRKKVLLFSPVLVLVALYGPLSVRYIEGLIPMEKCQLPPGSQLRPGNHVDNSLDLWSRTDVQTCTYWKAPVIWDGMFNPQHYDEVYRRQNVTIALTVFAVGRYLDIYLEKFLSSAEQHFMVGQRVIYYVFTDDPDRVPQVKLSAGRIVTVIKVLRHSRWQDISMLRMKTIADTIDSLIHHQAQYVFCLDVDQEFVGRFGTEALGDLVALFHSYYYHKPKFFYTLDHNPKSAAYVEQGDMYYHAAVFGGTWQQVKTLTQSCYWAIMQDKNNQVEALWHDESHLNKYFWLHKPTKVLSPEYCWASAIGYRSDIHVVRLVWAEKQYSFVRQ, encoded by the exons ATGGATTTAACCGATCGGGAGAATTTGGCTAGGCAAAACTGTCAGTCTTTAAACTGGTATTGCTTTGTCACTGCCGGCGGCTTTGCCAAGAAGACTCCtcataaagaaaaaacaatggaCTGCTTCGTGAG gttcttgagaaaaaggaaaaaagtGCTCCTGTTTTCCCCAGTGCTTGTCTTGGTGGCTTTGTATGGACCCTTATCTGTCAG GTATATTGAGGGCCTGATTCCCATGGAAAAGTGCCAGTTACCTCCTGGCTCTCAGCTCAGGCCTGGGAACCATGTGGACAACTCCCTGGATCTCTG GTCCAGGACTGATGTGCAAACGTGCACTTACTGGAAGGCGCCAGTCATATGGGATGGAATGTTCAACCCACAGCACTATGATGAAGTTTATAGGAGGCAGAACGTCACTATTGCTCTCACAGTGTTTGCTGTTGGAAG GTACCTGGACATCTACCTTGAGAAGTTCCTCTCCTCAGCTGAGCAGCACTTCATGGTGGGTCAAAGGGTCATCTACTACGTGTTCACAGACGACCCTGACAGGGTTCCACAGGTCAAGCTGTCGGCCGGCCGGATTGTGACAGTCATCAAGGTCCTCCGGCACAGCCGCTGGCAGGACATCTCTATGCTGCGCATGAAGACCATTGCAGACACCATTGACTCCCTCATCCACCACCAGGCCCAGTACGTGTTCTGCCTGGATGTGGACCAGGAATTTGTGGGCCGCTTTGGCACAGAGGCTCTGGGTGACTTGGTCGCTCTGTTCCACTCCTACTACTACCACAAGCCCAAGTTCTTCTACACGTTGGACCATAACCCCAAGTCTGCGGCTTATGTAGAGCAAGGAGACATGTATTATCACGCGGCCGTCTTTGGGGGCACGTGGCAGCAGGTGAAGACCCTGACGCAGAGCTGCTACTGGGCCATCATGCAGGACAAGAACAACCAGGTGGAGGCGCTGTGGCACGACGAGAGCCATCTCAACAAGTACTTCTGGCTCCACAAGCCCACCAAGGTCCTCTCCCCCGAGTACTGCTGGGCCTCCGCCATCGGCTACCGCAGCGACATCCACGTGGTGCGCCTGGTTTGGGCTGAGAAGCAGTACAGCTTTGTTAGGCAGTAG
- the LOC131698855 gene encoding alpha-1,3-galactosyltransferase 2-like isoform X3: MCTFLRKRKKVLLFSPVLVLVALYGPLSVRYIEGLIPMEKCQLPPGSQLRPGNHVDNSLDLWSRTDVQTCTYWKAPVIWDGMFNPQHYDEVYRRQNVTIALTVFAVGRYLDIYLEKFLSSAEQHFMVGQRVIYYVFTDDPDRVPQVKLSAGRIVTVIKVLRHSRWQDISMLRMKTIADTIDSLIHHQAQYVFCLDVDQEFVGRFGTEALGDLVALFHSYYYHKPKFFYTLDHNPKSAAYVEQGDMYYHAAVFGGTWQQVKTLTQSCYWAIMQDKNNQVEALWHDESHLNKYFWLHKPTKVLSPEYCWASAIGYRSDIHVVRLVWAEKQYSFVRQ; the protein is encoded by the exons Atgtgtac gttcttgagaaaaaggaaaaaagtGCTCCTGTTTTCCCCAGTGCTTGTCTTGGTGGCTTTGTATGGACCCTTATCTGTCAG GTATATTGAGGGCCTGATTCCCATGGAAAAGTGCCAGTTACCTCCTGGCTCTCAGCTCAGGCCTGGGAACCATGTGGACAACTCCCTGGATCTCTG GTCCAGGACTGATGTGCAAACGTGCACTTACTGGAAGGCGCCAGTCATATGGGATGGAATGTTCAACCCACAGCACTATGATGAAGTTTATAGGAGGCAGAACGTCACTATTGCTCTCACAGTGTTTGCTGTTGGAAG GTACCTGGACATCTACCTTGAGAAGTTCCTCTCCTCAGCTGAGCAGCACTTCATGGTGGGTCAAAGGGTCATCTACTACGTGTTCACAGACGACCCTGACAGGGTTCCACAGGTCAAGCTGTCGGCCGGCCGGATTGTGACAGTCATCAAGGTCCTCCGGCACAGCCGCTGGCAGGACATCTCTATGCTGCGCATGAAGACCATTGCAGACACCATTGACTCCCTCATCCACCACCAGGCCCAGTACGTGTTCTGCCTGGATGTGGACCAGGAATTTGTGGGCCGCTTTGGCACAGAGGCTCTGGGTGACTTGGTCGCTCTGTTCCACTCCTACTACTACCACAAGCCCAAGTTCTTCTACACGTTGGACCATAACCCCAAGTCTGCGGCTTATGTAGAGCAAGGAGACATGTATTATCACGCGGCCGTCTTTGGGGGCACGTGGCAGCAGGTGAAGACCCTGACGCAGAGCTGCTACTGGGCCATCATGCAGGACAAGAACAACCAGGTGGAGGCGCTGTGGCACGACGAGAGCCATCTCAACAAGTACTTCTGGCTCCACAAGCCCACCAAGGTCCTCTCCCCCGAGTACTGCTGGGCCTCCGCCATCGGCTACCGCAGCGACATCCACGTGGTGCGCCTGGTTTGGGCTGAGAAGCAGTACAGCTTTGTTAGGCAGTAG
- the LOC131698855 gene encoding alpha-1,3-galactosyltransferase 2-like isoform X4 translates to MEKCQLPPGSQLRPGNHVDNSLDLWSRTDVQTCTYWKAPVIWDGMFNPQHYDEVYRRQNVTIALTVFAVGRYLDIYLEKFLSSAEQHFMVGQRVIYYVFTDDPDRVPQVKLSAGRIVTVIKVLRHSRWQDISMLRMKTIADTIDSLIHHQAQYVFCLDVDQEFVGRFGTEALGDLVALFHSYYYHKPKFFYTLDHNPKSAAYVEQGDMYYHAAVFGGTWQQVKTLTQSCYWAIMQDKNNQVEALWHDESHLNKYFWLHKPTKVLSPEYCWASAIGYRSDIHVVRLVWAEKQYSFVRQ, encoded by the exons ATGGAAAAGTGCCAGTTACCTCCTGGCTCTCAGCTCAGGCCTGGGAACCATGTGGACAACTCCCTGGATCTCTG GTCCAGGACTGATGTGCAAACGTGCACTTACTGGAAGGCGCCAGTCATATGGGATGGAATGTTCAACCCACAGCACTATGATGAAGTTTATAGGAGGCAGAACGTCACTATTGCTCTCACAGTGTTTGCTGTTGGAAG GTACCTGGACATCTACCTTGAGAAGTTCCTCTCCTCAGCTGAGCAGCACTTCATGGTGGGTCAAAGGGTCATCTACTACGTGTTCACAGACGACCCTGACAGGGTTCCACAGGTCAAGCTGTCGGCCGGCCGGATTGTGACAGTCATCAAGGTCCTCCGGCACAGCCGCTGGCAGGACATCTCTATGCTGCGCATGAAGACCATTGCAGACACCATTGACTCCCTCATCCACCACCAGGCCCAGTACGTGTTCTGCCTGGATGTGGACCAGGAATTTGTGGGCCGCTTTGGCACAGAGGCTCTGGGTGACTTGGTCGCTCTGTTCCACTCCTACTACTACCACAAGCCCAAGTTCTTCTACACGTTGGACCATAACCCCAAGTCTGCGGCTTATGTAGAGCAAGGAGACATGTATTATCACGCGGCCGTCTTTGGGGGCACGTGGCAGCAGGTGAAGACCCTGACGCAGAGCTGCTACTGGGCCATCATGCAGGACAAGAACAACCAGGTGGAGGCGCTGTGGCACGACGAGAGCCATCTCAACAAGTACTTCTGGCTCCACAAGCCCACCAAGGTCCTCTCCCCCGAGTACTGCTGGGCCTCCGCCATCGGCTACCGCAGCGACATCCACGTGGTGCGCCTGGTTTGGGCTGAGAAGCAGTACAGCTTTGTTAGGCAGTAG
- the LOC131698855 gene encoding alpha-1,3-galactosyltransferase 2-like isoform X2 → MPPRPLLKVRTLNAGQHIHLVSAVGQRPKPWFLRKRKKVLLFSPVLVLVALYGPLSVRYIEGLIPMEKCQLPPGSQLRPGNHVDNSLDLWSRTDVQTCTYWKAPVIWDGMFNPQHYDEVYRRQNVTIALTVFAVGRYLDIYLEKFLSSAEQHFMVGQRVIYYVFTDDPDRVPQVKLSAGRIVTVIKVLRHSRWQDISMLRMKTIADTIDSLIHHQAQYVFCLDVDQEFVGRFGTEALGDLVALFHSYYYHKPKFFYTLDHNPKSAAYVEQGDMYYHAAVFGGTWQQVKTLTQSCYWAIMQDKNNQVEALWHDESHLNKYFWLHKPTKVLSPEYCWASAIGYRSDIHVVRLVWAEKQYSFVRQ, encoded by the exons gttcttgagaaaaaggaaaaaagtGCTCCTGTTTTCCCCAGTGCTTGTCTTGGTGGCTTTGTATGGACCCTTATCTGTCAG GTATATTGAGGGCCTGATTCCCATGGAAAAGTGCCAGTTACCTCCTGGCTCTCAGCTCAGGCCTGGGAACCATGTGGACAACTCCCTGGATCTCTG GTCCAGGACTGATGTGCAAACGTGCACTTACTGGAAGGCGCCAGTCATATGGGATGGAATGTTCAACCCACAGCACTATGATGAAGTTTATAGGAGGCAGAACGTCACTATTGCTCTCACAGTGTTTGCTGTTGGAAG GTACCTGGACATCTACCTTGAGAAGTTCCTCTCCTCAGCTGAGCAGCACTTCATGGTGGGTCAAAGGGTCATCTACTACGTGTTCACAGACGACCCTGACAGGGTTCCACAGGTCAAGCTGTCGGCCGGCCGGATTGTGACAGTCATCAAGGTCCTCCGGCACAGCCGCTGGCAGGACATCTCTATGCTGCGCATGAAGACCATTGCAGACACCATTGACTCCCTCATCCACCACCAGGCCCAGTACGTGTTCTGCCTGGATGTGGACCAGGAATTTGTGGGCCGCTTTGGCACAGAGGCTCTGGGTGACTTGGTCGCTCTGTTCCACTCCTACTACTACCACAAGCCCAAGTTCTTCTACACGTTGGACCATAACCCCAAGTCTGCGGCTTATGTAGAGCAAGGAGACATGTATTATCACGCGGCCGTCTTTGGGGGCACGTGGCAGCAGGTGAAGACCCTGACGCAGAGCTGCTACTGGGCCATCATGCAGGACAAGAACAACCAGGTGGAGGCGCTGTGGCACGACGAGAGCCATCTCAACAAGTACTTCTGGCTCCACAAGCCCACCAAGGTCCTCTCCCCCGAGTACTGCTGGGCCTCCGCCATCGGCTACCGCAGCGACATCCACGTGGTGCGCCTGGTTTGGGCTGAGAAGCAGTACAGCTTTGTTAGGCAGTAG